A single region of the Bacillus cereus genome encodes:
- the accA gene encoding acetyl-CoA carboxylase carboxyl transferase subunit alpha, with protein sequence MAELEFEKPVVELRNKIRELKDYTKNSQMDFSEEIRILEDKLENLEEDIYGNMKVWDRVQIARHAERPTTLDYIEHLFTDFFECHGDRLFGDDAAIVGGIAKYKGMPVTVIGHQRGKDTKENIRRNFGMPHPEGYRKALRLMKQAEKFNRPIICFIDTKGAYPGKAAEERGQSEAIARNLFEMAGLTVPVICIVIGEGGSGGALGLGVGDYIHMLENSTYSVITPEGAAAILWKDAGKAKEAAEAMKITAADLKELGVIDEIIPEAKGGAHRNLLKQSENIDLMIRKTFEQLNGISKDELIEKRYEKYMKIGQVSFSNASIGIK encoded by the coding sequence ATGGCAGAGCTAGAATTTGAGAAACCAGTTGTTGAGCTAAGAAATAAGATTCGTGAACTGAAAGACTATACGAAAAACAGCCAGATGGACTTCAGTGAGGAGATTCGTATTTTGGAAGACAAGCTAGAAAATTTAGAGGAAGATATATACGGCAATATGAAAGTATGGGACCGTGTTCAAATTGCTCGTCATGCAGAACGACCGACAACGCTCGATTATATTGAGCACTTATTTACTGATTTTTTTGAATGTCATGGAGATCGCCTATTTGGTGATGATGCAGCGATTGTCGGCGGCATTGCGAAATATAAGGGGATGCCTGTAACTGTAATTGGGCATCAACGCGGAAAAGATACGAAAGAAAATATTCGTCGTAATTTTGGGATGCCTCATCCAGAAGGATATCGAAAAGCACTGCGTCTCATGAAACAAGCGGAAAAGTTTAATCGTCCTATTATTTGTTTCATCGATACGAAGGGAGCTTATCCTGGTAAAGCAGCTGAAGAACGTGGACAAAGTGAAGCTATTGCCCGCAATCTATTTGAGATGGCAGGTTTAACGGTACCAGTTATTTGTATCGTTATTGGCGAAGGTGGTAGCGGTGGTGCGCTAGGTCTTGGAGTAGGAGATTACATTCATATGCTAGAAAATTCCACTTATTCTGTTATTACACCAGAGGGTGCAGCGGCAATTCTTTGGAAAGATGCAGGAAAAGCGAAGGAAGCTGCAGAAGCAATGAAAATTACGGCAGCAGATTTGAAAGAACTAGGTGTAATTGATGAAATTATTCCAGAGGCAAAAGGTGGAGCTCACCGTAATCTTTTGAAACAGTCAGAAAATATAGACTTAATGATTAGAAAAACTTTTGAACAATTAAACGGAATTTCGAAAGATGAATTAATCGAAAAACGTTATGAAAAATATATGAAAATTGGGCAAGTTTCGTTTTCAAACGCTTCCATTGGGATAAAATAA
- the pfkA gene encoding 6-phosphofructokinase: MKRIGVLTSGGDSPGMNAAIRAVVRKAIFHDIEVYGIYHGYAGLISGHIEKLELGSVGDIIHRGGTKLYTARCPEFKDPEVRLKGIEQLKKHGIEGLVVIGGDGSYQGAKKLTEQGFPCVGVPGTIDNDIPGTDFTIGFDTALNTVIDAIDKIRDTATSHERTYVIEVMGRHAGDIALWAGLADGAETILIPEEKYDMDDVIARLKRGSERGKKHSIIVVAEGVGSAIDIGKHIEEATNFDTRVTVLGHVQRGGSPSAQDRVLASRLGARAVELLIDGRGGRCVGIQNNKLVDHDIIEALAQKHTIDKDMYQLSKELSI, from the coding sequence ATGAAACGTATTGGTGTATTAACAAGTGGTGGAGATTCACCTGGTATGAATGCTGCCATTCGTGCAGTTGTTCGTAAAGCGATTTTCCATGATATTGAAGTATATGGTATTTACCATGGATACGCTGGTTTAATTTCTGGTCACATTGAAAAATTAGAACTTGGTTCTGTTGGCGATATTATCCACCGCGGTGGTACGAAATTATATACAGCAAGATGTCCTGAGTTTAAAGACCCAGAAGTACGACTAAAAGGTATCGAGCAATTAAAGAAACACGGTATCGAAGGACTTGTTGTTATTGGTGGAGATGGCTCTTACCAAGGTGCTAAAAAATTAACTGAACAAGGATTCCCATGTGTTGGTGTACCAGGTACAATCGACAATGATATTCCTGGAACAGACTTCACAATTGGTTTCGATACAGCTTTAAATACTGTTATTGATGCAATTGATAAAATCCGTGACACAGCTACATCTCATGAACGTACATATGTTATTGAAGTAATGGGACGTCACGCTGGAGATATCGCATTATGGGCTGGTTTAGCTGATGGTGCAGAAACGATCTTAATTCCAGAAGAGAAGTATGACATGGATGATGTTATCGCTCGTCTGAAACGCGGTAGTGAACGTGGTAAAAAGCACAGTATTATTGTTGTAGCTGAAGGTGTTGGAAGTGCAATTGACATCGGTAAACACATTGAAGAAGCAACAAACTTTGACACTCGTGTAACGGTATTAGGTCACGTACAACGTGGTGGATCACCAAGTGCACAAGACCGTGTATTAGCAAGTCGCCTTGGCGCGCGCGCAGTTGAATTGCTAATTGATGGCAGAGGTGGACGCTGTGTAGGTATCCAAAACAATAAACTTGTTGATCATGACATTATCGAAGCGTTAGCTCAAAAGCATACAATCGATAAAGATATGTATCAATTATCTAAAGAATTATCCATCTAA
- a CDS encoding FadR/GntR family transcriptional regulator translates to MTSSNTKVYLEIVKKIRSIMEEDGLVAGDRLPSERELSSRLNVGRSSVREALRALELVGLIETRRGEGTFIRNFYDNGLVQLIAPFLLQDEKTIRDLLQTKRLLEKDMIRLVCNLPKETFSKVLSKLHQVLEENEGSIPMLHQTFFKTLIEQFDNYLLYRIWMIVNDYVATLSCEISGDSIEMYRKLYAVLKEKQENDALKIYDELVENIQFHS, encoded by the coding sequence TTGACATCATCAAATACAAAAGTATATCTCGAAATTGTAAAAAAAATCCGTTCCATAATGGAAGAGGATGGTTTAGTAGCGGGGGATCGTTTGCCGTCTGAGCGTGAGTTAAGTTCACGCTTAAACGTTGGCCGTTCCTCTGTAAGAGAAGCATTGCGTGCTTTAGAACTTGTAGGGTTAATTGAAACAAGACGTGGTGAGGGGACGTTTATTCGAAACTTTTACGATAACGGTCTTGTACAATTAATTGCTCCGTTCTTGCTGCAAGATGAGAAAACAATTCGTGATTTATTACAAACAAAACGATTGCTTGAGAAAGATATGATTCGACTTGTATGTAATTTACCGAAAGAAACGTTTTCTAAAGTGCTAAGTAAATTACACCAAGTGCTTGAAGAAAATGAAGGCTCAATTCCAATGCTTCATCAAACGTTCTTTAAAACACTTATTGAACAATTCGATAATTATTTACTTTATCGCATTTGGATGATCGTAAATGATTATGTTGCAACTCTTTCTTGTGAAATTTCAGGAGATTCTATCGAAATGTATAGAAAGCTTTATGCTGTCTTGAAAGAGAAGCAAGAAAATGATGCGTTAAAAATTTACGATGAATTAGTAGAGAATATACAGTTTCACTCGTAA
- the dnaE gene encoding DNA polymerase III subunit alpha, which produces MKFVHLQCQTVFSLLKSACKIDELVIRAKELGFSSLAITDENVMYGVIPFYKACKKNGIQPIIGLTASIFSEEEEKSYPLVLLAENEMGYQNLLKISSSIMTKSKGGIPKKWLAHYAKGLIAISPGKDGEIEQLLLEDKESQAEEVARTYQNMFGNFYMSLQHHAIQDELLLQEKLPAFMSRINVPLVATNDVRYINQSDALVHECLLSVESGTKMTDPDRPRMKTDQYYLKSSDEMEALFSHVEEAIHNTVEIAERCRVEIPFHVNQLPKFPVPSNETNDTYLRRVCEEGLQKRYGTPKEVHIKRLNHELNVISSMGFSDYFLIVWDFMKYAHENHILTGPGRGSAAGSLVSYVLEITDVDPIEYDLLFERFLNPERVTLPDIDIDFPDIRRDEMIRYVKDKYGQLRVAQIVTFGTLAAKAAIRDIARVMGLPPRDIDIFSKLIPSKLGITLKDAYEESQSLREFIQGNLLHERVFEIAKRVEGLPRHTSIHAAGVIMSQEPLTGSVAIQEGHNDVYVTQYPADALEELGLLKMDFLGLRNLTLLENIIKFIVKKAGKHIDIRSLPLQDEKTFQLLGRGDTTGVFQLESGGMRNVLRGLKPNEFEDIVAVNSLYRPGPMEQIPTFIESKHGKRKIEYLHPDLKPILERTYGVIVYQEQIMQIASKLAGFSLGEADLLRRAVSKKNRDILDQERKHFVQGCLKNGYDETASEQIYDLIVRFANYGFNRSHAVAYSMIGYQLAYLKANYTLEFMTALLSSAIGNEDKIVQYIRETKRKGFHVLPPSLQRSGYNFQIEGNAIRYSLLSIRNIGMATVTALLEEREEKMFEDLFEFCLRMPSKFVTERNLEAFVWSGCFDDFGVSRTNLWKSLKGALEYANLARDLGDAVPKSKYVKGEELSFIEQLNKEKEALGFYLSSYPTAQYAKLGKELEIPSLAQAMRHKKKVQRAIVYITSVKVIRTKKLQKMAFITFCDQNDEMEAVIFPETYIHFSDRLQEGAIVLVDGTIEQRNHKLQWIVNGVYPLEEMDVYEEMKEASVYVKLPSQYEKKLVNQVTKILFDYSGFAKVLIYYEKEHKMVQLSRSLSIHPSEECLGALREIVGDENVVVKI; this is translated from the coding sequence GTGAAGTTTGTGCATTTACAATGTCAAACCGTTTTTAGTTTATTAAAAAGTGCTTGTAAAATTGATGAGCTTGTCATTCGGGCGAAAGAGCTTGGATTTTCATCGCTGGCCATTACAGATGAAAATGTTATGTATGGAGTTATTCCGTTTTATAAAGCATGTAAGAAAAATGGTATACAGCCTATTATCGGCTTAACAGCTTCTATTTTTAGTGAAGAAGAAGAAAAGTCTTATCCACTTGTCTTACTTGCTGAAAATGAAATGGGTTATCAAAATTTATTAAAGATTTCTAGTAGCATTATGACGAAGTCAAAAGGAGGTATTCCTAAAAAGTGGCTTGCGCATTATGCGAAAGGATTAATTGCTATTTCACCAGGTAAAGATGGAGAAATTGAACAATTATTATTAGAAGACAAAGAAAGTCAGGCTGAAGAAGTAGCTCGCACATATCAAAATATGTTCGGCAATTTTTATATGAGTTTGCAGCATCATGCGATTCAAGATGAACTGCTTTTACAAGAGAAATTACCTGCATTTATGAGTAGGATAAATGTCCCACTTGTTGCAACAAACGATGTACGTTACATCAATCAAAGCGACGCACTTGTTCATGAGTGCTTATTGTCTGTTGAAAGTGGAACGAAAATGACTGATCCAGATAGACCGAGGATGAAAACAGACCAATACTATTTAAAGTCATCGGATGAGATGGAAGCACTATTTTCTCACGTAGAAGAGGCGATTCACAATACAGTAGAAATTGCAGAACGTTGCCGAGTAGAAATACCGTTTCATGTAAATCAATTACCGAAATTCCCTGTTCCATCTAACGAGACGAATGATACGTATTTACGCCGCGTTTGTGAAGAAGGGTTGCAGAAACGTTATGGTACGCCGAAAGAAGTACATATAAAGCGTTTGAATCATGAATTAAACGTTATTTCTAGTATGGGATTTAGTGATTATTTCCTCATCGTCTGGGATTTTATGAAGTATGCGCATGAAAATCATATTTTAACAGGACCAGGACGTGGATCGGCAGCTGGTTCACTCGTTTCTTACGTATTAGAAATTACAGATGTGGATCCGATTGAATATGACTTACTATTTGAAAGGTTTTTAAATCCTGAACGTGTGACACTTCCAGATATTGATATTGATTTTCCGGATATAAGACGTGATGAGATGATTCGATATGTGAAAGATAAATATGGTCAGCTTCGTGTTGCTCAAATTGTAACGTTCGGAACTCTTGCAGCGAAAGCCGCAATTAGAGATATCGCTCGTGTAATGGGGCTCCCGCCGCGAGATATTGACATATTTTCAAAACTTATCCCATCAAAGCTTGGTATAACGTTAAAAGATGCATATGAGGAATCGCAATCACTCCGTGAGTTTATACAAGGGAATCTTTTGCATGAACGTGTGTTTGAAATCGCAAAACGTGTAGAGGGATTACCGCGTCATACGTCTATTCATGCAGCCGGCGTTATTATGAGTCAAGAACCGTTAACGGGAAGTGTAGCAATTCAAGAAGGACATAACGATGTTTATGTTACGCAATATCCAGCTGATGCATTAGAGGAGCTTGGGTTGCTCAAGATGGACTTTTTAGGATTACGTAATTTAACGTTACTTGAAAATATTATAAAGTTTATTGTGAAAAAAGCGGGGAAACACATTGATATAAGAAGCTTACCTCTTCAAGATGAAAAGACGTTTCAATTGTTAGGAAGAGGGGATACAACAGGTGTATTCCAGCTTGAATCAGGTGGTATGCGAAATGTACTTCGAGGGTTAAAACCGAATGAATTTGAAGATATTGTCGCTGTTAACTCGTTATATAGACCAGGACCGATGGAACAAATTCCAACCTTTATTGAATCAAAGCACGGAAAAAGAAAAATTGAATATTTACATCCGGACTTAAAACCGATTTTAGAAAGAACATATGGCGTAATTGTATATCAAGAACAAATTATGCAAATCGCATCGAAGTTAGCCGGCTTTTCGCTTGGAGAAGCGGATTTACTGCGCCGTGCAGTGAGTAAAAAGAATCGTGATATTTTAGATCAAGAACGTAAGCATTTTGTGCAAGGGTGTTTGAAAAACGGATACGATGAGACAGCTTCAGAACAAATTTACGATTTGATTGTAAGATTTGCGAACTACGGTTTTAACCGAAGTCACGCTGTAGCTTACAGTATGATCGGATACCAGCTTGCCTATTTAAAAGCGAATTATACGCTAGAATTTATGACAGCACTATTATCAAGTGCAATTGGAAATGAAGATAAGATTGTGCAGTATATACGAGAAACGAAACGAAAAGGATTTCATGTTTTGCCGCCGTCTCTTCAGAGAAGTGGTTATAACTTCCAAATAGAAGGGAATGCGATACGTTACAGTTTACTTTCAATTCGAAATATCGGGATGGCTACAGTGACAGCGTTACTCGAAGAACGAGAAGAAAAAATGTTCGAAGATTTATTTGAATTTTGTCTTCGTATGCCATCAAAGTTTGTAACGGAGCGAAATTTAGAAGCGTTTGTTTGGTCGGGCTGTTTTGACGATTTTGGTGTTTCGAGAACGAATTTATGGAAAAGTCTTAAAGGAGCGCTAGAGTACGCGAACCTTGCACGTGATTTAGGTGATGCTGTTCCGAAATCAAAATATGTAAAAGGAGAAGAGCTATCCTTTATTGAACAGTTAAATAAAGAGAAGGAAGCCCTCGGTTTTTATTTATCTAGCTACCCGACAGCACAGTATGCGAAGTTAGGAAAAGAATTAGAAATCCCATCTCTCGCTCAGGCGATGCGACATAAGAAAAAAGTACAAAGAGCGATCGTATATATAACAAGTGTGAAAGTGATTCGTACGAAAAAGTTACAAAAGATGGCGTTTATTACATTCTGTGATCAAAATGATGAAATGGAAGCCGTTATTTTTCCAGAAACGTATATACATTTTTCGGACAGGTTACAAGAAGGGGCAATTGTTTTAGTTGATGGTACGATCGAGCAAAGAAACCATAAACTGCAATGGATTGTGAATGGAGTATATCCGCTAGAAGAAATGGATGTTTATGAAGAAATGAAAGAAGCATCTGTTTACGTGAAATTGCCGTCTCAATATGAAAAAAAGCTTGTAAATCAAGTTACGAAAATATTGTTTGACTATTCAGGTTTTGCGAAAGTACTAATTTATTATGAAAAGGAACATAAAATGGTACAATTATCTCGAAGTTTATCAATTCATCCGAGTGAAGAATGTCTAGGAGCACTTCGTGAAATTGTCGGCGACGAAAATGTCGTTGTGAAAATATAA
- the accD gene encoding acetyl-CoA carboxylase, carboxyltransferase subunit beta gives MLRDLFVKKKKYAAIPSEQVRKDVPDGVMTKCPKCKKIMYTKELLKNLKVCVNCGYHHPMNAWERLDSILDEGSFREYDKEMVSLNPLEFPGYEEKLENDRKKTELNEAVVTGEGTIDDMLVVIAVMDSRFRMGSMGSVVGEKIARAVEKAYDLQVPFIIFTASGGARMQEGILSLMQMAKTSVALKKHSNAGGLFISVMTHPTTGGVSASFASLGDYNLAEPGALIGFAGRRVIEQTVREKLPEDFQTAEFLLEHGQLDAVVHRDDMRESLRKILEVHQGGEMAVWQS, from the coding sequence GTGCTAAGAGATTTATTCGTGAAAAAGAAAAAGTACGCTGCAATACCTTCAGAACAAGTACGGAAAGATGTACCAGATGGCGTTATGACAAAATGTCCGAAATGTAAAAAAATCATGTATACGAAAGAGTTACTTAAAAATTTAAAAGTATGCGTGAATTGTGGATATCATCATCCGATGAATGCATGGGAACGCCTTGATAGTATATTGGACGAAGGCTCATTTCGTGAGTATGACAAAGAGATGGTTTCATTAAATCCACTTGAGTTTCCAGGGTATGAAGAGAAACTAGAAAACGATCGTAAGAAGACTGAGTTGAATGAAGCGGTTGTAACTGGTGAAGGAACAATTGATGACATGCTTGTTGTTATTGCAGTAATGGATTCTCGTTTTCGAATGGGGAGCATGGGCTCTGTTGTAGGAGAAAAAATTGCCCGTGCGGTTGAAAAGGCATACGACTTACAAGTTCCATTTATTATCTTTACTGCTTCGGGTGGTGCCCGTATGCAAGAGGGGATATTAAGTTTAATGCAAATGGCAAAAACAAGCGTAGCTTTGAAAAAGCATAGTAATGCAGGAGGACTATTTATTTCTGTTATGACTCACCCGACGACGGGCGGGGTTTCAGCGAGTTTCGCTTCACTTGGTGATTATAATCTTGCAGAGCCAGGTGCACTTATCGGATTTGCTGGTAGACGTGTAATTGAACAAACGGTGCGTGAGAAGCTACCAGAGGATTTCCAAACGGCAGAATTTTTACTAGAACATGGTCAATTAGATGCGGTTGTGCATCGTGATGATATGAGAGAATCGCTCCGTAAGATTTTAGAAGTTCATCAAGGAGGGGAAATGGCTGTATGGCAGAGCTAG
- a CDS encoding YtrH family sporulation protein, whose product MMRKAEIKTYFSYFVHIYEEERGMTMDVREHTFFSLLIISYFIAFGVILGGSLIGGFGAFLIGKPALTYINQFAQNLRIWALVAAIGGTFDTFYSFERSFFGGDMKDIVKQILLIFFATGGMQTGLIIIKWLTQEHV is encoded by the coding sequence GTGATGAGGAAAGCGGAAATCAAAACATACTTCTCATACTTTGTCCATATATATGAAGAAGAAAGGGGAATGACGATGGATGTAAGAGAACATACTTTTTTCTCTCTGCTTATTATTAGTTACTTTATTGCCTTTGGAGTTATACTTGGTGGTTCATTAATTGGCGGATTTGGTGCATTTCTCATTGGAAAACCAGCTCTAACTTATATTAATCAATTTGCCCAAAATTTAAGAATTTGGGCACTCGTTGCAGCGATTGGTGGAACGTTCGATACCTTTTATAGCTTTGAAAGAAGCTTCTTTGGCGGAGATATGAAAGATATCGTAAAACAAATTCTCCTTATTTTTTTTGCAACTGGTGGTATGCAAACTGGTCTTATTATTATTAAATGGCTAACGCAGGAACATGTATGA
- the ytrI gene encoding sporulation membrane protein YtrI, which yields MRVPSANTAKRWYLVLAGAAVGGVLSWFIFLYIYGVFQQEQASKIAEQREIIEKQEAKLHVLLEDQEKLNTENKRLLTIQEIKIKIINREKYDLDNLTLENMTTSIHNDLQHLLTKNIQSIAKNKDLLKKVIENKTYKHYDRIYRFKVDTVSFDTVLEISIVIEKEK from the coding sequence ATGAGAGTACCAAGTGCCAATACAGCCAAAAGATGGTATTTAGTTTTAGCAGGTGCTGCTGTTGGCGGCGTTTTGAGCTGGTTTATTTTTTTGTACATATATGGTGTTTTTCAGCAGGAACAAGCTAGTAAAATAGCAGAACAAAGAGAAATTATAGAAAAACAAGAAGCAAAACTCCACGTCCTTCTCGAAGATCAAGAAAAATTGAATACAGAAAATAAGCGGCTCTTAACAATTCAAGAAATTAAAATAAAAATTATAAATCGAGAAAAATATGATTTAGATAACCTTACACTCGAAAACATGACCACTTCTATCCATAATGATCTCCAGCATCTTTTAACGAAAAACATTCAAAGCATCGCAAAAAATAAAGACCTACTCAAAAAAGTAATCGAAAATAAAACGTACAAACATTACGATCGTATATATCGCTTTAAAGTAGACACAGTTTCTTTTGATACCGTACTGGAAATTAGTATCGTTATAGAGAAAGAAAAATAA
- a CDS encoding YtpI family protein, with amino-acid sequence MPVLVFCIIVSFMLYLFYKTKYFRTNRPMEKGWLSGKSAMALGSFVLFFGINQFFLELSTARTIVGILFVLFGSASVFNGFRQYKHFLPLAVEEAEVYEAT; translated from the coding sequence ATGCCAGTATTAGTCTTCTGTATTATCGTCTCATTTATGTTGTACCTCTTCTACAAAACAAAATACTTTCGTACAAACCGCCCAATGGAGAAAGGTTGGCTCTCAGGAAAATCCGCAATGGCACTCGGTTCATTCGTCTTGTTCTTTGGGATAAATCAATTCTTTTTAGAACTTTCAACCGCTCGTACTATCGTTGGTATTTTATTTGTTCTATTTGGTAGTGCAAGTGTATTTAATGGATTTCGCCAATACAAACATTTCTTACCATTAGCAGTTGAAGAAGCCGAAGTCTATGAAGCAACGTAA
- a CDS encoding DHH family phosphoesterase produces the protein MHEQILGAIKEFDTIIIHRHVRPDPDALGSQGGLSTILQESFPEKNIYTVGYNEPSLAYLRVMDDIEDSVYENALVIVCDTANQERVDDQRYAKGKMLIKIDHHPNEDPYGDITWVDTTASSTSEMIYEFYSYGKDKGLQITKEAARLILAGIVGDTGRFLFPNTTAKTLRYVSELVDMGVKFTDLYNEMYKTKEKIARLNGYILQNFTMVEEGAAYIKLTKEVLEEFDVLPSEASGVVGALGNIDGLKAWVLFLEEGDVIRVRLRSKGPVINKLAMQYNGGGHPMASGAKASSWEEADRLFADLRELCR, from the coding sequence ATGCATGAGCAAATTTTAGGAGCAATTAAAGAGTTTGATACAATTATTATTCATCGTCATGTGCGTCCGGATCCAGATGCGTTAGGTTCACAGGGCGGTCTTAGTACAATTTTACAAGAATCGTTTCCAGAGAAAAATATTTATACGGTTGGGTACAATGAACCGTCACTAGCATACTTACGAGTAATGGATGATATTGAAGATAGTGTATATGAAAATGCACTTGTTATCGTATGTGATACTGCGAACCAAGAACGTGTTGACGATCAACGCTACGCAAAAGGGAAGATGTTAATTAAAATTGACCATCATCCGAATGAAGATCCGTACGGAGATATTACGTGGGTAGATACGACAGCAAGTTCTACAAGTGAAATGATTTATGAGTTTTACAGTTATGGAAAAGATAAAGGATTACAGATAACAAAAGAAGCAGCTCGTCTTATTTTAGCGGGTATTGTTGGGGATACAGGTCGTTTCTTATTTCCGAATACAACAGCGAAAACACTTCGTTATGTAAGTGAGCTTGTTGACATGGGTGTGAAATTCACAGATTTATACAATGAGATGTATAAGACGAAAGAAAAGATTGCTCGTTTAAACGGTTATATTTTACAAAACTTTACGATGGTAGAAGAAGGCGCAGCGTACATTAAATTAACGAAAGAGGTACTAGAAGAATTTGATGTACTTCCGTCTGAAGCATCTGGTGTTGTCGGAGCGCTTGGTAATATTGACGGATTAAAGGCGTGGGTTCTATTTTTAGAGGAAGGCGATGTGATTCGTGTTCGTCTTCGTTCAAAAGGACCGGTTATTAATAAATTAGCAATGCAATATAATGGCGGAGGACATCCGATGGCTTCTGGTGCAAAAGCATCTTCTTGGGAAGAAGCGGATCGTCTTTTTGCTGATTTACGTGAGCTGTGCAGATAA
- a CDS encoding DUF3949 domain-containing protein, protein MSSELFFFVGIALFYFLVMIPIQYLYLQGLNEKKKRTGLSQQELYKQMSFEEEQLHFHVQGNPFNIPSAFVAYMILKVRGRKKASQY, encoded by the coding sequence ATGTCATCAGAATTATTCTTTTTTGTTGGTATCGCACTATTTTACTTTCTTGTAATGATACCGATTCAATATTTATACTTACAAGGTTTAAATGAAAAAAAGAAACGGACAGGATTATCTCAGCAAGAACTATACAAACAGATGTCTTTTGAAGAAGAGCAATTACATTTTCATGTGCAAGGCAATCCATTCAATATCCCTTCTGCGTTTGTCGCATACATGATTTTAAAAGTTAGAGGACGTAAAAAAGCATCACAATATTGA
- a CDS encoding NAD(P)-dependent malic enzyme: MHKVHQGKLETVSKVKVENAKDLSLAYSPGVAEPCKEIYDDKSKVYEYTMKGNMVAVVTDGTAVLGLGNIGPEASLPVMEGKAVLFKSFAGVDAFPIALNTNDVDKIVETVKLMEPTFGGVNLEDIAAPNCFVIEERLKKETNIPIFHDDQHGTAIVTVAGLVNALKLVGKKMSDIKVVANGAGAAGIAIIKLLYRYGVRDVIMCDRKGAIYEGRPTGMNPVKDEVAKYTNKNRIEGSLADVLQGADVFIGVSAAGALTEEMVRTMNDDAIIFAMANPVPEIMPELAKAAGAAVVGTGRSDFPNQVNNVLAFPGIFRGALDVHATQINEEMKMAAVQAIAELVSEDELNADHIIPAPFDARVAPQVAAYVAKAAMETGVARRQVDPNEVAEKTKQLALIGKE; the protein is encoded by the coding sequence ATGCATAAAGTGCATCAAGGAAAATTAGAAACTGTATCAAAAGTAAAAGTAGAAAATGCAAAAGATTTAAGTCTTGCATATTCTCCAGGGGTTGCAGAGCCTTGTAAAGAAATTTATGACGATAAAAGTAAGGTATATGAATATACAATGAAGGGAAATATGGTAGCAGTTGTGACGGATGGAACAGCTGTACTTGGTCTTGGTAACATTGGACCTGAAGCATCTCTTCCAGTAATGGAAGGTAAAGCTGTATTATTCAAGAGCTTTGCTGGTGTAGATGCATTTCCGATTGCCTTAAATACAAACGATGTAGATAAAATTGTTGAAACTGTAAAATTAATGGAGCCAACTTTTGGCGGTGTAAACTTAGAAGATATTGCAGCACCAAACTGCTTCGTTATTGAAGAACGTTTGAAAAAAGAAACAAATATTCCTATCTTCCATGATGATCAACACGGAACAGCTATCGTAACAGTAGCGGGCCTTGTGAACGCGCTGAAATTAGTTGGAAAGAAAATGTCTGACATTAAAGTTGTCGCAAATGGCGCAGGTGCAGCGGGTATTGCAATCATTAAACTTTTATATCGCTATGGTGTACGTGACGTTATTATGTGTGACCGTAAAGGGGCAATCTATGAAGGTCGCCCTACAGGTATGAATCCGGTGAAAGATGAAGTTGCAAAATATACAAATAAGAATCGTATTGAAGGTTCTTTAGCTGACGTTTTACAAGGTGCGGACGTATTCATTGGTGTATCTGCAGCGGGTGCATTAACTGAAGAGATGGTTCGTACAATGAATGACGATGCAATTATTTTTGCAATGGCGAATCCGGTTCCAGAAATTATGCCAGAATTGGCAAAAGCAGCGGGCGCAGCTGTTGTTGGAACAGGTCGTTCTGACTTCCCGAACCAAGTAAATAATGTACTAGCGTTCCCTGGTATTTTCCGCGGTGCACTTGATGTACATGCGACACAAATTAATGAAGAAATGAAGATGGCAGCTGTACAAGCTATTGCAGAGCTTGTATCAGAAGATGAGTTGAATGCGGACCATATCATTCCGGCGCCATTTGACGCGCGTGTAGCGCCTCAAGTAGCGGCTTACGTTGCGAAAGCGGCAATGGAGACAGGAGTAGCTCGCCGTCAAGTAGATCCAAATGAAGTCGCTGAGAAAACAAAACAATTAGCGCTGATTGGTAAAGAATAA